gttttattattccctgtactccattttattttgtatagTTGGAGCATTCAATATATTTCCTGTTGAACTGTTGTAATATccaataataaatatacatgtaatgATCATTTTGTCTATGTTTCTGATATGTATGTTTATTAaatgttttcatttatttactGTAAATATTATTCCAAATATATAATCATTTTTTAATGATAGTTCATTCTTCATGTGTTTGTGATactatatatacatgtgtacaCTCTTATTTTGATTTTAGGCATTCACAGCTGTTTATTGATCAACATAGTTTGTAAACATGACATCAAGGTAAAGCACTGGCAATTATAATTGTGTTGTTAAAATGAGATGTAtggaataatattaatatttacactAATCTACTTACAATTGTGCAAAAATAGATTACTTTATGATACTATGATATAATAACAAACATTAATGTACCATtagtaatatattattattaaactttatatatattttatacataaaaatataatctataataactatatttaataaatagtaaatcttcatatgattaatattttcaaattttatatctattatctcaataaaatttataacgtgtatatttatcatattgctatATTTCTACTttatataataaagaaaaattgaaaataataaatgcACGTGAATACATATATTAATAGATGATTGTATTTATCTATAGTTGATTTAATAACATGATTGCATACATCATAATATATGGGTTCTATTAGGTTAGACAGGCTATTCATACTATTGGAAACAGGGACAAATGCAGTAACTAAAAGAGCTGCAGCACAACAATTAGGAGAAGCACAGAGATTACATCCTCATGATTTACATCATTTATTGGCAAGAGTTTCTATCCTTTTAAAGTCTTCACAATGGGATACCAGAGTTTGTGCTGCACAAGCTGTACAAGCTATACTTGCTCAAGTTCCTGCTTGGGATCCACAACCCATTAAGAAAGAAACATGTACAGGTagctaattttatttttttatatactaaattttgttattaacattaaattttttattcataGAAGATGAAGAAGCAAAAAGACCaaacaataaattaaatttgGAAGATTTTGATATGGAAAAGATTTTAGCACGTAGTTCATATCTTACTGGATCAGAAGGCAATGAATATGATTTAACAGCTACTGATGGGGATCAAATGCTACTTCCTAATCAAAAGGAAAAAATTGCTGCTAAATTGGGCCTTCATCCACAATTAATGGGGGTTGATACATCAGAATTGTTTACTAACGAGGACCTTACACCAGAAGTATTACCACCTACGTCAAATATACAAACTAATGTATCTGTGAGTGAAACACTAAGACAACCTAGTGGTCTTAGTAGACGTGAAATGAATAGAGCTAGACGTAAGGTAACGCATAATTGAGTCACTAATATGCTCTCATTGATATTAATGTAGTAAGatattcttatatagtattGTTTATTTGATAGGCACGACAGTCGGTTTCAAAACAACGTTCACGAGAACCTGATGACCATCGTAACAACGAAGATTATCACAATTCAAATGCTCAATCTCCCGTCAATAATGAAGGGGAATcactaaataaaagaataaaattagaGGAACTGATTTCGTTAGAGATTGGCGTTAATTATAATTCACAGACTGAATCAGTCAATGGAGTACCAGATATTACTGGTTGTTGGCCAGATTCTGTAATAAATTGGCCTCTAGAATCATTTGCAGAAAGTCTCTGTCAAGATCTATTTAGTCAAAAATGGGAAATAAGGCACGGAGCAGCAACTGCCTTACGTGAACTTGTAAAGCTTCATGGAAAAGGTATGAAAAATGATTGCAAGTTGCatttaaaaagtaataaaatataatattaattgaaatttattatagGTGCAGGTAAATCGAAGAATCAAACTGCAGAGAAAATGGCAGAAAGTCATTATCAGTGGATTATTGATGCCGCCCTGCGACTACTATGTGTTTTAGGATTAGATAGATTTGGAGATTTTGTTTCTGATCAAGTTGTTGCGCCCGTACGAGAAACATGTGCTCAAGCACTAGGTTCTCTTTTATTACTAGTGCCAAATCAAAAAgatgatgaaaataaaaatagggGAATTACAGGAATACTTTCAGTCATGCTAAAACTGTTGGAGCATGATGAATGGGAAGCAAGACATGGTGCGCTACTTGCACTCAAATATTTACTTGCTATACGAGATGATCTGTTAGACGACATACTGCCAAGAGTATTTCCAGCTACTATGCAAGGTCTTTCCGATCCAGTCGATGATGTAGGTGCTGCAGCAGCAAGTGCGCTTATACCAGTAGCATCTGCTCTACCACGTTTGTTAAAACCATCAGAATTAGAAGCAATTGTAATTCGTCTTTGGGAACTTTTACGTGAACAAGATGATCTAGCAGCAGCATGTAATAGTTTTATGAAATTACTTGCTGCTATACTTTCATTACCTTGGGCGCGCTCTTATATTACTCCTCAGCCATTATCGCAGGTAAGATCTATATTAATAGAAGCGTTACTTTTTGTTATTTAACCTTAATATTAATATGACGTTGTTTTAGGTCTTACCACGATTATGGCCATTTCTTAGTCATTCTAGTTCCAGTGTACGTAAAGCCACCTTACAAACATTACAAACATTAACTGAAGATGATGGTGCTcataatgagaataaaaaagaacGATGGGGCGAAGGAGGTGGACTTGTATTGCAAGAGGCCCTCCGTCATGTTTTTCAACGAGCGTTAATAGAGCACGTAATTGCCATACAAGATGTAGCTGAACGTGTTTGGGAAAATCTAGTCGTACAAAGCGATCTCGAACTTTTATTGCATGCAGCGTGTCCTCTTGTTAGCACATGGCTTTGCCTTGCAATGCAACCGGAACACGTGCCATTTAATCCGAACTTACTCATGATAACCACTCCTAATAAAGGAGCTAAGAATAATCAAGTTTCTGGTACTTGCGACGGACAATCAGATGCTAGTAATAACGGAGGAAATAATACTGTTGGTGGAAATGTAAAATCCATATCCGAATTAAAAGTTTATATTGGTGGAATCGAAACTGTAGCTCCAAACATAAGGAAATCAAACTTAATTCATGCTCGTTGTAGAGCTGCACGAATGTTAGGGTTGTTATCGCATTACGTAGTACAACCAGCACCAGGTGTTATTTACACACCAGATATACTTAGTCCTTCACTTTGTTACGCTAAAGTATTACTGGCACATCTGAATTCGCGTTCAGCATTACAACGCACCATTGTAGGTTTGACGATGTCTCATTGGGCGACTGTAAATAACATGAAACCACCTACTATACCAGATATTTTAAGGTATCAAATGAAATCTTCCTATCTtacttatatttaatataatacaataataatatatttgttCTCAAAAGGAAGAGACTATTGGAGTGTTTGAACGAGTACGTATACTACGATGAGATCGCCACATCTTTTACTCGTCTGTTACACGACAGTCGCGGTTACGTTGCCACTCTCAAACATTATAACCTGCCTGTTCTTATCAAGGTAGAACCATCGGGAGTGATGACGCTCGACCAAATTGCAATCCTTGCTGGGAAACCAATTTCAAAACTTTGTGCCATGGGTAATACGACAAGCTATGGAGGACCTAGTGGAAGTTTTAGCAACAGCTCTAACCCGATTAAATTAAAGCCAAAGTTGATTGAAAGTTTAGAAGAAAGGCGGAGTGCTGTGAAAATAGGTGCTGCTGATATAGCAGCACAGCAACTTTCATATAATGTTATGTCAACAGCAGCACTCGCTGGTGCTGCAACAATGTTACATTGTCTTCCTCCATCTCCACAACCTCTTAACCCATTGATAAAACCATTAATGGAAGCTATTAAACGTGAAGAAAATGAAGAACTACAAAAACTGGCTGCAAAGCATTTGTCGTATTTAGTTGATCTCTGTGTAGATAGAAAACCTACTCCTAATGCAAAGGTTTGCATGGAAAATAATATCGTTAACATAAACGGATATTATATTCTctttgaataatttaatttaactttatatCATAGATATCGACCAATTTATGTACATTCCTATGCTCGGATACTGAATTTACACCTCGTGTAAATTGTAATACAAACGCAGATCTATTTGACGGAATTCTTACTTTAAGCAATAGACAGAAACATGCTGAAAGAATAGCTTATAATCGGGGAACCAACAGCGGACTTAGTGGAGGCAGAGGGCCTGGCCGGCCACCAACAACTGAAATTCCTTTAGAAGAACTACTTGCTTATGAAGAACCTGAAGCTAAAGCTGATAGAACACGTCGTCGCGGAGCTACTTTAGCACTTACTGCCATAGGTTTGCAATACAACATTCTAATACGATAT
This portion of the Bombus affinis isolate iyBomAffi1 chromosome 1, iyBomAffi1.2, whole genome shotgun sequence genome encodes:
- the LOC126915124 gene encoding TATA-binding protein-associated factor 172 isoform X3, coding for MTSRLDRLFILLETGTNAVTKRAAAQQLGEAQRLHPHDLHHLLARVSILLKSSQWDTRVCAAQAVQAILAQVPAWDPQPIKKETCTDEEAKRPNNKLNLEDFDMEKILARSSYLTGSEGNEYDLTATDGDQMLLPNQKEKIAAKLGLHPQLMGVDTSELFTNEDLTPEVLPPTSNIQTNVSVSETLRQPSGLSRREMNRARRKARQSVSKQRSREPDDHRNNEDYHNSNAQSPVNNEGESLNKRIKLEELISLEIGVNYNSQTESVNGVPDITGCWPDSVINWPLESFAESLCQDLFSQKWEIRHGAATALRELVKLHGKGAGKSKNQTAEKMAESHYQWIIDAALRLLCVLGLDRFGDFVSDQVVAPVRETCAQALGSLLLLVPNQKDDENKNRGITGILSVMLKLLEHDEWEARHGALLALKYLLAIRDDLLDDILPRVFPATMQGLSDPVDDVGAAAASALIPVASALPRLLKPSELEAIVIRLWELLREQDDLAAACNSFMKLLAAILSLPWARSYITPQPLSQVLPRLWPFLSHSSSSVRKATLQTLQTLTEDDGAHNENKKERWGEGGGLVLQEALRHVFQRALIEHVIAIQDVAERVWENLVVQSDLELLLHAACPLVSTWLCLAMQPEHVPFNPNLLMITTPNKGAKNNQVSGTCDGQSDASNNGGNNTVGGNVKSISELKVYIGGIETVAPNIRKSNLIHARCRAARMLGLLSHYVVQPAPGVIYTPDILSPSLCYAKVLLAHLNSRSALQRTIVGLTMSHWATVNNMKPPTIPDILRKRLLECLNEYVYYDEIATSFTRLLHDSRGYVATLKHYNLPVLIKVEPSGVMTLDQIAILAGKPISKLCAMGNTTSYGGPSGSFSNSSNPIKLKPKLIESLEERRSAVKIGAADIAAQQLSYNVMSTAALAGAATMLHCLPPSPQPLNPLIKPLMEAIKREENEELQKLAAKHLSYLVDLCVDRKPTPNAKISTNLCTFLCSDTEFTPRVNCNTNADLFDGILTLSNRQKHAERIAYNRGTNSGLSGGRGPGRPPTTEIPLEELLAYEEPEAKADRTRRRGATLALTAIATLFGAQLPTRLPHLWELILPNVLREKDKITNRENIQEEVNQLIFGLQVLEVMAPSLHKALLPPVLECLSFLCELLAHPYKAVRHMASRCIAVLATLDTEKIIMQVTNRVIPLLESTGGEKIYSGTVTAPSEVDSMKQGAAEALACLVESLGVNIVPYAVLFMVPLLGRMSDQNQAVRLACSATFATLVQLLPLDPGAITDPPDLIEKKTQEWRFLEQLLNPRSIPDTVLPIPVSSELRSYQQQGLNWLNFLNRYRLHGVLCDDMGLGKTLQTLCILALDHHRNPHAPPSLVVCPPTLTGHWVYEAEKFFKTKDLSVLQYVGTPPEREKLRPMVTYHKLIVASYEIIRKDIDYFETCQWNYCVLDEGHIIKNGKTKSAKATKRLHANHRLILSGTPIQNDVLELWSLFDFLMPGFLGTEKQFAAKYSRPILACREPKAGPKEQEAGALAMEALHRQVLPFLLRRNKEDVLKDLPPKITQDYYCDLSSLQRTLYEDFHTRRSATLLSATSCTSTGNNGCSVFEALRYLRNVCNHPKLVLNQRHPLYATVCNTLKQRKSTLSDIEYAAKLPALKQLLLDCGIGQPQRQQNRNSVTTDGTSDNQPPQEQQLVSQHRALIFCQLKAMLDIVEKDLLCVHLPTVTYLRLDGSVQTTQRHSIVTRFNADPSIDVLLLTTQVGGLGLNLTGADTVIFVEHDWNPMKDLQAMDRAHRIGQKKVVNVYRLITRSTVEEKIMGLQKFKLLTANTVISTENASLETMATDQLLDLFSLDSGKEKKSEIQDDATSKISEVPGISRSLLEILPELWEQQQYDDEYDIQSFLSTLK
- the LOC126915124 gene encoding TATA-binding protein-associated factor 172 isoform X2 codes for the protein MTSRLDRLFILLETGTNAVTKRAAAQQLGEAQRLHPHDLHHLLARVSILLKSSQWDTRVCAAQAVQAILAQVPAWDPQPIKKETCTEDEEAKRPNNKLNLEDFDMEKILARSSYLTGSEGNEYDLTATDGDQMLLPNQKEKIAAKLGLHPQLMGVDTSELFTNEDLTPEVLPPTSNIQTNVSVSETLRQPSGLSRREMNRARRKARQSVSKQRSREPDDHRNNEDYHNSNAQSPVNNEGESLNKRIKLEELISLEIGVNYNSQTESVNGVPDITGCWPDSVINWPLESFAESLCQDLFSQKWEIRHGAATALRELVKLHGKGAGKSKNQTAEKMAESHYQWIIDAALRLLCVLGLDRFGDFVSDQVVAPVRETCAQALGSLLLLVPNQKDDENKNRGITGILSVMLKLLEHDEWEARHGALLALKYLLAIRDDLLDDILPRVFPATMQGLSDPVDDVGAAAASALIPVASALPRLLKPSELEAIVIRLWELLREQDDLAAACNSFMKLLAAILSLPWARSYITPQPLSQVLPRLWPFLSHSSSSVRKATLQTLQTLTEDDGAHNENKKERWGEGGGLVLQEALRHVFQRALIEHVIAIQDVAERVWENLVVQSDLELLLHAACPLVSTWLCLAMQPEHVPFNPNLLMITTPNKGAKNNQVSGTCDGQSDASNNGGNNTVGGNVKSISELKVYIGGIETVAPNIRKSNLIHARCRAARMLGLLSHYVVQPAPGVIYTPDILSPSLCYAKVLLAHLNSRSALQRTIVGLTMSHWATVNNMKPPTIPDILRKRLLECLNEYVYYDEIATSFTRLLHDSRGYVATLKHYNLPVLIKVEPSGVMTLDQIAILAGKPISKLCAMGNTTSYGGPSGSFSNSSNPIKLKPKLIESLEERRSAVKIGAADIAAQQLSYNVMSTAALAGAATMLHCLPPSPQPLNPLIKPLMEAIKREENEELQKLAAKHLSYLVDLCVDRKPTPNAKISTNLCTFLCSDTEFTPRVNCNTNADLFDGILTLSNRQKHAERIAYNRGTNSGLSGGRGPGRPPTTEIPLEELLAYEEPEAKADRTRRRGATLALTAIATLFGAQLPTRLPHLWELILPNVLREKDKITNRENIQEEVNQLIFGLQVLEVMAPSLHKALLPPVLECLSFLCELLAHPYKAVRHMASRCIAVLATLDTEKIIMQVTNRVIPLLESTGGEKIYSGTVTAPSEVDSMKQGAAEALACLVESLGVNIVPYAVLFMVPLLGRMSDQNQAVRLACSATFATLVQLLPLDPGAITDPPDLIEKKTQEWRFLEQLLNPRSIPDTVLPIPVSSELRSYQQQGLNWLNFLNRYRLHGVLCDDMGLGKTLQTLCILALDHHRNPHAPPSLVVCPPTLTGHWVYEAEKFFKTKDLSVLQYVGTPPEREKLRPMVTYHKLIVASYEIIRKDIDYFETCQWNYCVLDEGHIIKNGKTKSAKATKRLHANHRLILSGTPIQNDVLELWSLFDFLMPGFLGTEKQFAAKYSRPILACREPKAGPKEQEAGALAMEALHRQVLPFLLRRNKEDVLKDLPPKITQDYYCDLSSLQRTLYEDFHTRRSATLLSATSCTSTGNNGCSVFEALRYLRNVCNHPKLVLNQRHPLYATVCNTLKQRKSTLSDIEYAAKLPALKQLLLDCGIGQPQRQQNRNSVTTDGTSDNQPPQEQQLVSQHRALIFCQLKAMLDIVEKDLLCVHLPTVTYLRLDGSVQTTQRHSIVTRFNADPSIDVLLLTTQVGGLGLNLTGADTVIFVEHDWNPMKDLQAMDRAHRIGQKKVVNVYRLITRSTVEEKIMGLQKFKLLTANTVISTENASLETMATDQLLDLFSLDSGKEKKSEIQDDATSKISEVPGISRSLLEILPELWEQQQYDDEYDIQSFLSTLK
- the LOC126915124 gene encoding TATA-binding protein-associated factor 172 isoform X1, which gives rise to MGSIRLDRLFILLETGTNAVTKRAAAQQLGEAQRLHPHDLHHLLARVSILLKSSQWDTRVCAAQAVQAILAQVPAWDPQPIKKETCTEDEEAKRPNNKLNLEDFDMEKILARSSYLTGSEGNEYDLTATDGDQMLLPNQKEKIAAKLGLHPQLMGVDTSELFTNEDLTPEVLPPTSNIQTNVSVSETLRQPSGLSRREMNRARRKARQSVSKQRSREPDDHRNNEDYHNSNAQSPVNNEGESLNKRIKLEELISLEIGVNYNSQTESVNGVPDITGCWPDSVINWPLESFAESLCQDLFSQKWEIRHGAATALRELVKLHGKGAGKSKNQTAEKMAESHYQWIIDAALRLLCVLGLDRFGDFVSDQVVAPVRETCAQALGSLLLLVPNQKDDENKNRGITGILSVMLKLLEHDEWEARHGALLALKYLLAIRDDLLDDILPRVFPATMQGLSDPVDDVGAAAASALIPVASALPRLLKPSELEAIVIRLWELLREQDDLAAACNSFMKLLAAILSLPWARSYITPQPLSQVLPRLWPFLSHSSSSVRKATLQTLQTLTEDDGAHNENKKERWGEGGGLVLQEALRHVFQRALIEHVIAIQDVAERVWENLVVQSDLELLLHAACPLVSTWLCLAMQPEHVPFNPNLLMITTPNKGAKNNQVSGTCDGQSDASNNGGNNTVGGNVKSISELKVYIGGIETVAPNIRKSNLIHARCRAARMLGLLSHYVVQPAPGVIYTPDILSPSLCYAKVLLAHLNSRSALQRTIVGLTMSHWATVNNMKPPTIPDILRKRLLECLNEYVYYDEIATSFTRLLHDSRGYVATLKHYNLPVLIKVEPSGVMTLDQIAILAGKPISKLCAMGNTTSYGGPSGSFSNSSNPIKLKPKLIESLEERRSAVKIGAADIAAQQLSYNVMSTAALAGAATMLHCLPPSPQPLNPLIKPLMEAIKREENEELQKLAAKHLSYLVDLCVDRKPTPNAKISTNLCTFLCSDTEFTPRVNCNTNADLFDGILTLSNRQKHAERIAYNRGTNSGLSGGRGPGRPPTTEIPLEELLAYEEPEAKADRTRRRGATLALTAIATLFGAQLPTRLPHLWELILPNVLREKDKITNRENIQEEVNQLIFGLQVLEVMAPSLHKALLPPVLECLSFLCELLAHPYKAVRHMASRCIAVLATLDTEKIIMQVTNRVIPLLESTGGEKIYSGTVTAPSEVDSMKQGAAEALACLVESLGVNIVPYAVLFMVPLLGRMSDQNQAVRLACSATFATLVQLLPLDPGAITDPPDLIEKKTQEWRFLEQLLNPRSIPDTVLPIPVSSELRSYQQQGLNWLNFLNRYRLHGVLCDDMGLGKTLQTLCILALDHHRNPHAPPSLVVCPPTLTGHWVYEAEKFFKTKDLSVLQYVGTPPEREKLRPMVTYHKLIVASYEIIRKDIDYFETCQWNYCVLDEGHIIKNGKTKSAKATKRLHANHRLILSGTPIQNDVLELWSLFDFLMPGFLGTEKQFAAKYSRPILACREPKAGPKEQEAGALAMEALHRQVLPFLLRRNKEDVLKDLPPKITQDYYCDLSSLQRTLYEDFHTRRSATLLSATSCTSTGNNGCSVFEALRYLRNVCNHPKLVLNQRHPLYATVCNTLKQRKSTLSDIEYAAKLPALKQLLLDCGIGQPQRQQNRNSVTTDGTSDNQPPQEQQLVSQHRALIFCQLKAMLDIVEKDLLCVHLPTVTYLRLDGSVQTTQRHSIVTRFNADPSIDVLLLTTQVGGLGLNLTGADTVIFVEHDWNPMKDLQAMDRAHRIGQKKVVNVYRLITRSTVEEKIMGLQKFKLLTANTVISTENASLETMATDQLLDLFSLDSGKEKKSEIQDDATSKISEVPGISRSLLEILPELWEQQQYDDEYDIQSFLSTLK